The Gemmatimonadota bacterium DNA segment CGCCCCGGATCCTACGCGCCTTGCCCGCGAACCAGCGCCGGGGCGCCAGGTAGCCGGGCAGCACCTGCTCGAGGCGCGCCCGCGCCGCGCCGCGGAGCAAGCTCTCCCACTCGTCGACCACCGTGAGTAGCGGGCGCTCGGCGGCGGGCGGCCCCAGCTCCGCGCGCTCCACGCGCTCGGGCTCGAGCGCGAACCAGTAGAAGCTGTGCGGCCCCAGCGTGAGGAAGTAGGGCCGCTCGCCGATAGCAGGGAACTCCGTCCCGCCGAACAACTCGATCGGGCGCGAGCCGCGGAAGCTGGCCAGGTCCAGCTCGGCGGCCTGCACGAAGCGCGACAGATTGACTACCACCAGGATCCGCTCCTGTTCGTAACGGCGCACGAAGGCCAGCACCTTCCGGTTCTCCGGGTACAGGAACTCGAGCGAGCCCCGGCCAAAGGCCTGAAAGCGCTTGCGCAACGCCAGCAGCCGCTTCGTCCACCACAAGAGCGAGCTGAGGTTGTCTTGCTGCGCCTCGGCGTTCACCGTCTCGAAGTGGTACTGCGGGTCGATGATCACCGGCAGGTACAGCCGCTGCGGGTTCGCGCGCGAGAAGCCCGCGTTCCGGTCCGCGCTCCACTGCATGGGCGTGCGCACGCCGTTGCGGTCGCCCAGAAAGACGTTGTCGCCCATCCCGATCTCGTCGCCGTAGTAGAGCACGGGCGTGCCCGGCAGCGAGAGCAGCAGCCCCTTCATCAGCTCGATCTTGCGACGGCTGTTGAGCAGCAAGGGCGCGAGCCGCCGCCGGATCCCCAGGTTGATCCGCATCTGCGGCTCGTGGGCGTAGACCCGGTACATGTAGTCCCGCTCCTCGTCCGTCACCATCTCGAGGGTCAGCTCGTCGTGATTGCGCAGGAAGATCGCCCACTGGCAGTTCTCGGGGAGGGGCGGCGTCTGCTCCAGGATGTCCACCACCGGGAAGCGGTCCTCCATCTGGATGGCCATGAAGAGCCGCGGCATGACCGGAAAGTGGAAGGACATGTGGCACTCGTCGCCCTCGCCGAAGTAGGCGACGGCGTCCTCCGGCCACTGGTTCGCCTCCGCCAGCAGCATGCGGTTCGGGAACCTCGCGTCCACGTGCCGGCGCAGCGCCTTGAGGAAGGCGTGCGTCTCGGGCAGGTTCTCGCAGTTGGTGCCCTCCCGCTCGTACAGGTAGGGGATCGCGTCCAGCCGCATCCCGTCCACGCCCAGGCGGAACCAGAAGTCCATGGCCCGCTGCACGGCGCGGTGGACCCGCGGATTGTCGAAGTTCAGGTCCGGCTGCTGGGCGTAAAAGCGGTGCCAGTAGTAGGCCTCCGCCACCGGGTCCCAGGACCAGTTGGAAGGCTCGAAATCCTTGAAGATGATGCGAGCGTCAGCGTAGCGGTCCGGTGAATCGCTCCACACGTAGAAGTCGCGCCACGGACTGCCCGGCTTCGCCCGGCGTGCACGCTGGAACCACGGATGCTGGTCCGACGTGTGGTTGATCACCAGCTCCGTGATCACCTTGAGCCCGCGCGCGTGCGCCGCGCGCAGGAAGAGGCGGAAATCGCGCAGCGACCCGTAGGCGGAATGGACGCCGGTGTAGTTGGCAATGTCGTAGCCGTCGTCCTTCCAGGGGGAGGGGTAGAAGGGGAGTACCCAGAGGGCCGTGACTCCCAGGTCCTGCAGGTAATCCAGCTTCTGGGTCAGGCCCCGGAAGTCGCCCACACCGTCCCCGTCGCTGTCGAAGAAGGCGCGCACGTGCAGCTCGTAGATGACGGCGTCCCTGTACCAGAGGGGATCCTCCGCCGCCCTCGGCTCCGCCCCGAGCCGCGCCCTGCGTCCCACCCGTGTTGCCATGTAATCCGTGCCCGTACCCGTGCCCGTACCCGTGCCCGTACCCGATCCCGCTCCCGTTGCCGATCCCGCTCCCCTCCCCATTCCCGCCGCCGCGCCACTACATGTAATACTCGAAATCCTGCTCCGTCCGCACCCGCCGGGCCACGCGGAACACATGGGCGGGCACCGCTTCCGGCCGGAGCTCGACATAGTTGCGTGGGCCGTGCCAGTAGTAGCGCGCGCCCGTGAGCAGGTCGTGCACCAGGTAGGGCTCGTCCGCGGGCAGCCCCAGCTCCTGGATGGGGAGTTCCAGGACCCCCGCCTGCGTGTGAAACGGGTCCAGGTTCACCACCGCCAGGATCAGGTTCGAGCCGTCCGCCGTCTGTTTGCTGTAGGCGACGAGCTGCTCGTTGTCCACCCGGTGGAAGCTCAGTCCCCGATCGCTCTGTAGCGCCGGGTTCTCACGGCGGATGCGGTTCACGCGCGTGATCAGATCCTTGAGGCTGTCTGGCCGATTCACGTCCCACGCCTTGAGCTCGTACTTCTCGGAATCAGGGTACTCTTCGCTCCCCGGCTCCCGCGGCCGCCGCTCCAGCAGCTCGAAGGCCGGACCGTAGATGCTGTAGCTGGCGCCCAGCGTGGCGGCCAGCACGAGCCGCGCCACGAACGCCGGCCGGCCGCCCGTCTGCAGGTACTCGTTCAGGATGTCCGGCGTGTTCGGCCAGAGGTTGGGCCGGAAGTACTCCCGCACCGCCGTCTGTGTCAGTTCCGTGAAGTACTCGACCAGCTCCCAGCGTGTGTTGCGCCAGGCAAAATAGGTGTAGGACTGCGTGAATCCCAGCTTGGCCAGCCGGAACATGACTTTGGGCCGCGTGAACGCCTCCGACAGGAAGATCACCTCCGGGTGTCTCGCCTTCACCTCGGCGATCAACCACTCCCAGAACGCGAACGGCTTGGTGTGCGGGTTGTCTACCCGAAAGATGCGCACCCCCTGCTCGAGCCAGAAGTCGACCACGCCCTCGAGCGCCCCCCATAAAGCTGGCGCGTCCTGGCACTCGAAATCGAAGGGGTAGATGTCCTGGTACTTCTTGGGCGGGTTCTCGGCGTACTGCACCGTGCCGTCGGGCCGGCGCCGGAACCACTCGGGGTGCTCCCTCACCCAGGGGTGGTCCGGCGACGCGTGGAAGGCGAGGTCGAGCGCGATCTCGAGGCCGTGCTCGGCTGCGCGCTCGACCAGCCGCCGGAAATCCTCGAGCGTGCCCAGCTCCGGATGCAGCGCGGTGTGGCCGCCCTCCGCCGCGCCGATCCCCCAGGGACTGCCCACGTCTTCCGGGTCCGCTTGCGGCGCGTTGTTCTGCCCCTTGCGATAGGTCCGGCCGATGGGGTGGATGGGGGGGAAGTAGAGAACGTCAAATCCCATCCCAGCGACATACGGCAGCCACGCCTCGCAGTCGCGGAACGTGCCGTGCCGCCCCGGCCCGGGCGAGCAGGAGCGCGGGAACAGCTCGTACCAGGCGCTGAACCGCGCCCGCTCCCGGTCCACTACCACCACCAGCTCCTTGTCGTACGTCGTGGCCTGCCGCCGGTCCGGGTAAGCATCCATGAGCGCCAGGAGCTCTGCGCCCAGGGCCATGCCTATCCTGGGATCGCCCGGCACAGTATGTCCCGGCCCGCCGCCGACCTCGGTCACCATCCCGATCCCGGTCACCATCCCGATCCCGGGCCCGTCCCCGCGCTCGTCCTCGCTTGCACTGTCGTTCTCGCCGGCGTGGTTCTTCCCGGCCCCCGAAGCGACAACGTCCTCGCTCCCGCTCACCGCACCAGCGCTCGTTCCGCTCTCGGCCGCGGTCAACCTCCCGATCCCGATCCCGCTCCCGGCGGCGCCCTCACGGCCGCTGGCGGTTTCCGCCTCGGGTGGCCGAACGTCCCCGCCCTCACTTCCGCCCGGTCCCGCGCCGACCCGCCCCCCCTGCTGCCCTGGCCGCTCCGCTTCCGCCGCAGGCGGCGTGCGCAGGCTCTCCGCCAGCGCCCGCAGCCGCTCCGCCTCATCCCCGCTCGCCCGCGCCGCCGCCGCCTCGACCAGCTCCGCCCCGATCAGCAGCTCGACGGAAACGTCCTGCCCCGCGGCCACCCGCTTTTCCATGTCGCGCCGCCAGGAGCGAAACGCGTCCACCCAGCCGATCACTGTGTACCGGTACCGCCCCAGCTCGGTGACCTGGAACTCGCCGCGCCACCGGTCGTTCACCGGCGGCTGCATGCGCGCTTCTGCCCAC contains these protein-coding regions:
- the treS gene encoding maltose alpha-D-glucosyltransferase, with amino-acid sequence MATRVGRRARLGAEPRAAEDPLWYRDAVIYELHVRAFFDSDGDGVGDFRGLTQKLDYLQDLGVTALWVLPFYPSPWKDDGYDIANYTGVHSAYGSLRDFRLFLRAAHARGLKVITELVINHTSDQHPWFQRARRAKPGSPWRDFYVWSDSPDRYADARIIFKDFEPSNWSWDPVAEAYYWHRFYAQQPDLNFDNPRVHRAVQRAMDFWFRLGVDGMRLDAIPYLYEREGTNCENLPETHAFLKALRRHVDARFPNRMLLAEANQWPEDAVAYFGEGDECHMSFHFPVMPRLFMAIQMEDRFPVVDILEQTPPLPENCQWAIFLRNHDELTLEMVTDEERDYMYRVYAHEPQMRINLGIRRRLAPLLLNSRRKIELMKGLLLSLPGTPVLYYGDEIGMGDNVFLGDRNGVRTPMQWSADRNAGFSRANPQRLYLPVIIDPQYHFETVNAEAQQDNLSSLLWWTKRLLALRKRFQAFGRGSLEFLYPENRKVLAFVRRYEQERILVVVNLSRFVQAAELDLASFRGSRPIELFGGTEFPAIGERPYFLTLGPHSFYWFALEPERVERAELGPPAAERPLLTVVDEWESLLRGAARARLEQVLPGYLAPRRWFAGKARRIRG
- a CDS encoding alpha-1,4-glucan--maltose-1-phosphate maltosyltransferase; protein product: MVTGIGMVTEVGGGPGHTVPGDPRIGMALGAELLALMDAYPDRRQATTYDKELVVVVDRERARFSAWYELFPRSCSPGPGRHGTFRDCEAWLPYVAGMGFDVLYFPPIHPIGRTYRKGQNNAPQADPEDVGSPWGIGAAEGGHTALHPELGTLEDFRRLVERAAEHGLEIALDLAFHASPDHPWVREHPEWFRRRPDGTVQYAENPPKKYQDIYPFDFECQDAPALWGALEGVVDFWLEQGVRIFRVDNPHTKPFAFWEWLIAEVKARHPEVIFLSEAFTRPKVMFRLAKLGFTQSYTYFAWRNTRWELVEYFTELTQTAVREYFRPNLWPNTPDILNEYLQTGGRPAFVARLVLAATLGASYSIYGPAFELLERRPREPGSEEYPDSEKYELKAWDVNRPDSLKDLITRVNRIRRENPALQSDRGLSFHRVDNEQLVAYSKQTADGSNLILAVVNLDPFHTQAGVLELPIQELGLPADEPYLVHDLLTGARYYWHGPRNYVELRPEAVPAHVFRVARRVRTEQDFEYYM